A region from the Pithys albifrons albifrons isolate INPA30051 chromosome Z, PitAlb_v1, whole genome shotgun sequence genome encodes:
- the LOC139684835 gene encoding LOW QUALITY PROTEIN: uncharacterized protein (The sequence of the model RefSeq protein was modified relative to this genomic sequence to represent the inferred CDS: substituted 1 base at 1 genomic stop codon): MENDVXVFINLLDEFHAKPSPPGIEWAQDNWCNIQAIVHRISTLRAGVRARKGKGKPIVCSVLGAALITAVNHKVQQQKSHTEVVNSLQDLVKSLQMQLEEQKTTVNVLQEEIRNEKATTRVLREELYARIIKEGKKETELESSKEIYPISDLKPLCDQVEKQAIALRSLIKTEYTYEGSDDDTSQITTKEIPYTATELAKLKKEYSRTPRESETEYVWRVSLTGGDQILLSEKEAEGFWGAGVFLTTGDNRAPWSITQRAAYWAGGLSPLERGGPLAIVGNVNQIVESVQKAACLQMMHDRELTPRRESPMMLLVNPERMIPLIRGLPESLKPIGIQLKGQIESLTKEERAAATLEAALSPGAYRRENKNKIWTWGEVAQELINYGRKYGPVPSVTTDSKSIRRTECKTTIPPVKL; encoded by the coding sequence ATGGAAAATGATGTGTAAGTGTTTATAAATCTATTAGATGAATTTCATGCTAAGCCATCTCCTCCAGGAATTGAGTGGGCACAAGATAATTGGTGTAATATTCAAGCAATTGTTCATAGGATCTCTACCCTGCGGGCTGGGGTAAGAGCAAGAAAAGGTAAAGGAAAACCTATTGTGTGTTCAGTATTAGGTGCTGCATTAATTACTGCAGTTAACCACAAAGTACAACAGCAAAAAAGTCACACAGAAGTGGTTAACTCCCTGCAAGATTTAGTTAAATCCTTGCAGATGCAGCTGGAGGAACAGAAAACTACTGTTAATGTCCTCCAGGAAGAAATAAGGAATGAAAAAGCCACCACTAGAGTACTCAGAGAAGAGTTATATGCAAGAATAattaaagaagggaaaaaagaaacagagctggAGTCATCTAAAGAAATATATCCCATCTCTGACCTAAAACCTTTGTGTGACCAAGTTGAAAAGCAGGCTATTGCCCTGCGATCCCTGATTAAAACCGAATATACATATGAGGGGTCAGATGATGACACATCCCAAATAACTACAAAAGAAATTCCTTATACAGCAACTGAATTGGCTAAGTTGAAAAAGGAATACAGCAGAACCCCTAGAGAATCTGAAACTGAGTATGTTTGGAGAGTCTCTCTCACAGGAGGTGATCAAATTTTGTTATCAGAAAAAGAAGCTGAGGGATTTTGGGGAGCTGGAGTTTTTCTGACCACAGGAGACAACCGTGCTCCCTGGTCTATAACCCAAAGAGCAGCCTAttgggctggggggctcagccccctAGAGAGGGGAGGTCCTCTGGCAATAGTGGGAAATGTTAATCAAATTGTGGAGAGTGTTCAAAAGGCCGCTTGTTTACAAATGATGCATGACAGAGAATTAACACCAAGACGTGAATCTCCTATGATGCTGCTGGTAAACCCTGAAAGAATGATCCCTCTTATCCGAGGCCTCCCTGAATCTTTGAAACCCATAGGCATACAGCTAAAGGGACAAATAGAAAGTCTCACCAAAGAAGAAAGGGCTGCAGCCACTTTAGAAGCTGCTTTAAGCCCTGGCGCTTACcgcagagaaaataaaaataaaatctggacCTGGGGGGAGGTAGCACAAGAGTTAATTAATTATGGAAGAAAATATGGTCCAGTACCTTCAGTTACTACTGATTCTAAATCAATTCGACGAACAGAATGCAAAACAACTATTCCTCCAGTAAAACTCtga